The proteins below come from a single Leptidea sinapis chromosome Z, ilLepSina1.1, whole genome shotgun sequence genomic window:
- the LOC126978607 gene encoding caskin-2 isoform X3 → MVHLNNNMKINVGGMSRGGGGAGKATTAKRVPPPAIPSDAFGTPQHRHSGSSFGSQGYASCEEQAYPQPPDTPSHTRDDHSDYGSTVSGVSGVSGASGSLGKSPASGGTFTFPPPSQPLTHKAAVYYHHQLALSDDQGIDMTQSPGRDSPGSSSGSAGSGSRHSSASLDSGRASGRMPHHHHASCHCGDTVDRVRAMIAQGVPDVDIIHAWLADLQMEEYARLFIEAGYDLATVTRMTPEDLTAVGIKKPNHRKRLKAELANLNVPDNLPDFIPGSLEEWLRLLRLEEYGPALVTQGYRTVHDVTQLAWEDLEDMGIVRLGHQKKILLAIKRVKDIRAGKRSISSQGSLDFTRLQPGQDLYPREQYQHWERQARSYHKPPDLNFDALRTPLCGTDLVPIQIRQPRGKSLESLEDPSERTSHTTFSPEAGFYYAGQWRRSYDDGDITPTNDSSYEGGGTLPRPRGLVRPRPVAKIQATPAYRDKSPDYTYDEIAYSARLQRVAYGASPHVARKPPPEPPKRQSSQYAPFTRFGQTTVEIHPEKSLPLSLPAYPSSDSLSVSLDSTGLLPPPPAPSSPPRRYDEDKMRTGSDASFKSSSSTESDSIPFANENAGTIKQNRSQMSGRPHTVDYGRTGMGLAALPPRNPTDVKPSSAHTLPEKQENKSTEPADVLNDIGNMLANLTDELDAMLEEEKRQGLAET, encoded by the exons TGGGCGGAATGTCGCGGGGTGGCGGCGGCGCCGGGAAAGCTACGACCGCAAAGCGTGTGCCGCCTCCGGCCATACCGAGCGACGCTTTCGGAACGCCGCAACACAGACATTCAGGATCCAGCTTCGGATCGCAAGGCTACGCATCCTGTGAGGAACAGGCATATCCTCAGCCACCGGATACGCCCTCACACACTCGAG ATGATCATTCCGATTACGGCAGCACAGTGTCCGGGGTGTCGGGAGTGTCTGGTGCCAGCGGCAGCCTTGGCAAGAGTCCAGCTAGTGGGGGTACTTTCACCTTCCCCCCTCCCTCGCAACCGCTCACCCACAAGGCTGCTGTCTACTACCACCACCAGCTAGCGCTGAGCGACGATCAGGGCATCGATATGACACag AGTCCTGGCCGCGACAGTCCTGGTTCATCTTCAGGTTCAGCCGGCTCCGGCTCCCGTCACTCGTCAGCGTCGCTGGACAGCGGGCGAGCTTCGGGACGGATGCCCCACCATCATCACGCCTCGTGCCACTGCGGAGACACGGTTGATAGAGTTCGAGCGATGATAGCACAAGGAGTACCG GACGTAGACATAATCCACGCCTGGCTTGCTGATCTCCAAATGGAAGAATATGCGCGTCTGTTTATCGAGGCTGGCTATGACCTCGCGACCGTCACCAGAATGACACCAGAAGACTTGACAGCTGTGGGCATCAAGAAACCGAACCACCGCAAGAGACTGAAGGCAGAACTTGCAAATTTGAACGTTCCAGACAATTTACCTGATTTCATACCG GGCTCCTTAGAGGAATGGCTGAGACTTCTGAGATTAGAGGAGTACGGTCCAGCGTTGGTTACCCAGGGATACCGCACCGTGCATGACGTCACACAACTTGCCTGGGAG gACTTAGAAGACATGGGCATTGTAAGGTTGGGCcatcaaaagaaaatacttcTGGCAATCAAAAGAGTAAAGGATATTAGAGCTGGCAAGAGAAGCATCAGTAGCCAGGGTTCTCTGGATTTCACGAGACTACAGCCAGGACAG GATTTATATCCGCGGGAGCAATACCAGCATTGGGAGAGACAGGCGAGGAGTTACCATAAACCCCCCGATCTAAACTTTGATGCTCTACGAACGCCATTATGTGGCACTGACTTGGTCCCCATCCAG atTCGTCAACCGCGCGGAAAGTCTTTGGAAAGCTTGGAAGATCCTTCGGAGCGTACCTCGCATACTACATTCTCTCCAGAAGCGGGGTTCTATTATGCGGGTCAATGGAGACGTTCGTATGATGATGGAGACATTACTCCAACAAACGATAGCTCATACGAAGGTGGCGGAACATTGCCAAGACCAAGAGGCTTAGTTAGACCACGGCCTGTTGCGAAGATCCAGGCCACACCGGCGTACAGAGATAAATCACCAGATTATACTTATGATGAAATAGCCTATTCCGCTAGATTACAGCGTGTTGCTTATGGGGCAAGTCCACACGTTGCCCGAAAGCCTCCACCAGAGCCGCCTAAAAGGCAGAGTTCACAGTACGCCCCCTTCACAAGATTTGGACAAACAACTGTGGAAATTCATCCGGAGAAAAGTTTGCCATTGAGTCTTCCCGCTTATCCAAGTTCGGACTCATTGAGCGTGTCACTGGACAGTACAGGACTGCTGCCGCCACCTCCTGCACCGTCGTCACCTCCGAGAAGATATGACGAGGATAAGATGCGAACAGGATCCGACGCTAGTTTTAAG tCAAGTTCTAGTACCGAATCGGATAGCATTCCATTTGCAAACGAAAATGCGGGTACGATCAAACAGAACCGTAGTCAAATGTCAGGCCGACCACATACTGTCGACTATGGGAGAACTGGTATGGGACTTGCCGCGCTGCCCCCAAGGAATCCAACAGATGTAAAGCCAAGTTCTGCTCACACATTACCGGAAAAACAGGAAAATAAGAGTACTGAACCAGCTGACGTTCTCAATGACATCGGTAACATGTTAGCAAATTTAACTGATGAACTTGATGCAATGCTGGAAGAAGAAAAACGCCAAGGGCTGGCTGAGACATAA
- the LOC126978607 gene encoding caskin-2 isoform X4, giving the protein MRKINVGGMSRGGGGAGKATTAKRVPPPAIPSDAFGTPQHRHSGSSFGSQGYASCEEQAYPQPPDTPSHTRDDHSDYGSTVSGVSGVSGASGSLGKSPASGGTFTFPPPSQPLTHKAAVYYHHQLALSDDQGIDMTQSPGRDSPGSSSGSAGSGSRHSSASLDSGRASGRMPHHHHASCHCGDTVDRVRAMIAQGVPDVDIIHAWLADLQMEEYARLFIEAGYDLATVTRMTPEDLTAVGIKKPNHRKRLKAELANLNVPDNLPDFIPGSLEEWLRLLRLEEYGPALVTQGYRTVHDVTQLAWEDLEDMGIVRLGHQKKILLAIKRVKDIRAGKRSISSQGSLDFTRLQPGQDLYPREQYQHWERQARSYHKPPDLNFDALRTPLCGTDLVPIQIRQPRGKSLESLEDPSERTSHTTFSPEAGFYYAGQWRRSYDDGDITPTNDSSYEGGGTLPRPRGLVRPRPVAKIQATPAYRDKSPDYTYDEIAYSARLQRVAYGASPHVARKPPPEPPKRQSSQYAPFTRFGQTTVEIHPEKSLPLSLPAYPSSDSLSVSLDSTGLLPPPPAPSSPPRRYDEDKMRTGSDASFKSSSSTESDSIPFANENAGTIKQNRSQMSGRPHTVDYGRTGMGLAALPPRNPTDVKPSSAHTLPEKQENKSTEPADVLNDIGNMLANLTDELDAMLEEEKRQGLAET; this is encoded by the exons TGGGCGGAATGTCGCGGGGTGGCGGCGGCGCCGGGAAAGCTACGACCGCAAAGCGTGTGCCGCCTCCGGCCATACCGAGCGACGCTTTCGGAACGCCGCAACACAGACATTCAGGATCCAGCTTCGGATCGCAAGGCTACGCATCCTGTGAGGAACAGGCATATCCTCAGCCACCGGATACGCCCTCACACACTCGAG ATGATCATTCCGATTACGGCAGCACAGTGTCCGGGGTGTCGGGAGTGTCTGGTGCCAGCGGCAGCCTTGGCAAGAGTCCAGCTAGTGGGGGTACTTTCACCTTCCCCCCTCCCTCGCAACCGCTCACCCACAAGGCTGCTGTCTACTACCACCACCAGCTAGCGCTGAGCGACGATCAGGGCATCGATATGACACag AGTCCTGGCCGCGACAGTCCTGGTTCATCTTCAGGTTCAGCCGGCTCCGGCTCCCGTCACTCGTCAGCGTCGCTGGACAGCGGGCGAGCTTCGGGACGGATGCCCCACCATCATCACGCCTCGTGCCACTGCGGAGACACGGTTGATAGAGTTCGAGCGATGATAGCACAAGGAGTACCG GACGTAGACATAATCCACGCCTGGCTTGCTGATCTCCAAATGGAAGAATATGCGCGTCTGTTTATCGAGGCTGGCTATGACCTCGCGACCGTCACCAGAATGACACCAGAAGACTTGACAGCTGTGGGCATCAAGAAACCGAACCACCGCAAGAGACTGAAGGCAGAACTTGCAAATTTGAACGTTCCAGACAATTTACCTGATTTCATACCG GGCTCCTTAGAGGAATGGCTGAGACTTCTGAGATTAGAGGAGTACGGTCCAGCGTTGGTTACCCAGGGATACCGCACCGTGCATGACGTCACACAACTTGCCTGGGAG gACTTAGAAGACATGGGCATTGTAAGGTTGGGCcatcaaaagaaaatacttcTGGCAATCAAAAGAGTAAAGGATATTAGAGCTGGCAAGAGAAGCATCAGTAGCCAGGGTTCTCTGGATTTCACGAGACTACAGCCAGGACAG GATTTATATCCGCGGGAGCAATACCAGCATTGGGAGAGACAGGCGAGGAGTTACCATAAACCCCCCGATCTAAACTTTGATGCTCTACGAACGCCATTATGTGGCACTGACTTGGTCCCCATCCAG atTCGTCAACCGCGCGGAAAGTCTTTGGAAAGCTTGGAAGATCCTTCGGAGCGTACCTCGCATACTACATTCTCTCCAGAAGCGGGGTTCTATTATGCGGGTCAATGGAGACGTTCGTATGATGATGGAGACATTACTCCAACAAACGATAGCTCATACGAAGGTGGCGGAACATTGCCAAGACCAAGAGGCTTAGTTAGACCACGGCCTGTTGCGAAGATCCAGGCCACACCGGCGTACAGAGATAAATCACCAGATTATACTTATGATGAAATAGCCTATTCCGCTAGATTACAGCGTGTTGCTTATGGGGCAAGTCCACACGTTGCCCGAAAGCCTCCACCAGAGCCGCCTAAAAGGCAGAGTTCACAGTACGCCCCCTTCACAAGATTTGGACAAACAACTGTGGAAATTCATCCGGAGAAAAGTTTGCCATTGAGTCTTCCCGCTTATCCAAGTTCGGACTCATTGAGCGTGTCACTGGACAGTACAGGACTGCTGCCGCCACCTCCTGCACCGTCGTCACCTCCGAGAAGATATGACGAGGATAAGATGCGAACAGGATCCGACGCTAGTTTTAAG tCAAGTTCTAGTACCGAATCGGATAGCATTCCATTTGCAAACGAAAATGCGGGTACGATCAAACAGAACCGTAGTCAAATGTCAGGCCGACCACATACTGTCGACTATGGGAGAACTGGTATGGGACTTGCCGCGCTGCCCCCAAGGAATCCAACAGATGTAAAGCCAAGTTCTGCTCACACATTACCGGAAAAACAGGAAAATAAGAGTACTGAACCAGCTGACGTTCTCAATGACATCGGTAACATGTTAGCAAATTTAACTGATGAACTTGATGCAATGCTGGAAGAAGAAAAACGCCAAGGGCTGGCTGAGACATAA
- the LOC126978607 gene encoding caskin-2 isoform X5, with product MSRGGGGAGKATTAKRVPPPAIPSDAFGTPQHRHSGSSFGSQGYASCEEQAYPQPPDTPSHTRDDHSDYGSTVSGVSGVSGASGSLGKSPASGGTFTFPPPSQPLTHKAAVYYHHQLALSDDQGIDMTQSPGRDSPGSSSGSAGSGSRHSSASLDSGRASGRMPHHHHASCHCGDTVDRVRAMIAQGVPDVDIIHAWLADLQMEEYARLFIEAGYDLATVTRMTPEDLTAVGIKKPNHRKRLKAELANLNVPDNLPDFIPGSLEEWLRLLRLEEYGPALVTQGYRTVHDVTQLAWEDLEDMGIVRLGHQKKILLAIKRVKDIRAGKRSISSQGSLDFTRLQPGQDLYPREQYQHWERQARSYHKPPDLNFDALRTPLCGTDLVPIQIRQPRGKSLESLEDPSERTSHTTFSPEAGFYYAGQWRRSYDDGDITPTNDSSYEGGGTLPRPRGLVRPRPVAKIQATPAYRDKSPDYTYDEIAYSARLQRVAYGASPHVARKPPPEPPKRQSSQYAPFTRFGQTTVEIHPEKSLPLSLPAYPSSDSLSVSLDSTGLLPPPPAPSSPPRRYDEDKMRTGSDASFKSSSSTESDSIPFANENAGTIKQNRSQMSGRPHTVDYGRTGMGLAALPPRNPTDVKPSSAHTLPEKQENKSTEPADVLNDIGNMLANLTDELDAMLEEEKRQGLAET from the exons ATGTCGCGGGGTGGCGGCGGCGCCGGGAAAGCTACGACCGCAAAGCGTGTGCCGCCTCCGGCCATACCGAGCGACGCTTTCGGAACGCCGCAACACAGACATTCAGGATCCAGCTTCGGATCGCAAGGCTACGCATCCTGTGAGGAACAGGCATATCCTCAGCCACCGGATACGCCCTCACACACTCGAG ATGATCATTCCGATTACGGCAGCACAGTGTCCGGGGTGTCGGGAGTGTCTGGTGCCAGCGGCAGCCTTGGCAAGAGTCCAGCTAGTGGGGGTACTTTCACCTTCCCCCCTCCCTCGCAACCGCTCACCCACAAGGCTGCTGTCTACTACCACCACCAGCTAGCGCTGAGCGACGATCAGGGCATCGATATGACACag AGTCCTGGCCGCGACAGTCCTGGTTCATCTTCAGGTTCAGCCGGCTCCGGCTCCCGTCACTCGTCAGCGTCGCTGGACAGCGGGCGAGCTTCGGGACGGATGCCCCACCATCATCACGCCTCGTGCCACTGCGGAGACACGGTTGATAGAGTTCGAGCGATGATAGCACAAGGAGTACCG GACGTAGACATAATCCACGCCTGGCTTGCTGATCTCCAAATGGAAGAATATGCGCGTCTGTTTATCGAGGCTGGCTATGACCTCGCGACCGTCACCAGAATGACACCAGAAGACTTGACAGCTGTGGGCATCAAGAAACCGAACCACCGCAAGAGACTGAAGGCAGAACTTGCAAATTTGAACGTTCCAGACAATTTACCTGATTTCATACCG GGCTCCTTAGAGGAATGGCTGAGACTTCTGAGATTAGAGGAGTACGGTCCAGCGTTGGTTACCCAGGGATACCGCACCGTGCATGACGTCACACAACTTGCCTGGGAG gACTTAGAAGACATGGGCATTGTAAGGTTGGGCcatcaaaagaaaatacttcTGGCAATCAAAAGAGTAAAGGATATTAGAGCTGGCAAGAGAAGCATCAGTAGCCAGGGTTCTCTGGATTTCACGAGACTACAGCCAGGACAG GATTTATATCCGCGGGAGCAATACCAGCATTGGGAGAGACAGGCGAGGAGTTACCATAAACCCCCCGATCTAAACTTTGATGCTCTACGAACGCCATTATGTGGCACTGACTTGGTCCCCATCCAG atTCGTCAACCGCGCGGAAAGTCTTTGGAAAGCTTGGAAGATCCTTCGGAGCGTACCTCGCATACTACATTCTCTCCAGAAGCGGGGTTCTATTATGCGGGTCAATGGAGACGTTCGTATGATGATGGAGACATTACTCCAACAAACGATAGCTCATACGAAGGTGGCGGAACATTGCCAAGACCAAGAGGCTTAGTTAGACCACGGCCTGTTGCGAAGATCCAGGCCACACCGGCGTACAGAGATAAATCACCAGATTATACTTATGATGAAATAGCCTATTCCGCTAGATTACAGCGTGTTGCTTATGGGGCAAGTCCACACGTTGCCCGAAAGCCTCCACCAGAGCCGCCTAAAAGGCAGAGTTCACAGTACGCCCCCTTCACAAGATTTGGACAAACAACTGTGGAAATTCATCCGGAGAAAAGTTTGCCATTGAGTCTTCCCGCTTATCCAAGTTCGGACTCATTGAGCGTGTCACTGGACAGTACAGGACTGCTGCCGCCACCTCCTGCACCGTCGTCACCTCCGAGAAGATATGACGAGGATAAGATGCGAACAGGATCCGACGCTAGTTTTAAG tCAAGTTCTAGTACCGAATCGGATAGCATTCCATTTGCAAACGAAAATGCGGGTACGATCAAACAGAACCGTAGTCAAATGTCAGGCCGACCACATACTGTCGACTATGGGAGAACTGGTATGGGACTTGCCGCGCTGCCCCCAAGGAATCCAACAGATGTAAAGCCAAGTTCTGCTCACACATTACCGGAAAAACAGGAAAATAAGAGTACTGAACCAGCTGACGTTCTCAATGACATCGGTAACATGTTAGCAAATTTAACTGATGAACTTGATGCAATGCTGGAAGAAGAAAAACGCCAAGGGCTGGCTGAGACATAA
- the LOC126978607 gene encoding caskin-2 isoform X6 codes for MEEYARLFIEAGYDLATVTRMTPEDLTAVGIKKPNHRKRLKAELANLNVPDNLPDFIPGSLEEWLRLLRLEEYGPALVTQGYRTVHDVTQLAWEDLEDMGIVRLGHQKKILLAIKRVKDIRAGKRSISSQGSLDFTRLQPGQDLYPREQYQHWERQARSYHKPPDLNFDALRTPLCGTDLVPIQIRQPRGKSLESLEDPSERTSHTTFSPEAGFYYAGQWRRSYDDGDITPTNDSSYEGGGTLPRPRGLVRPRPVAKIQATPAYRDKSPDYTYDEIAYSARLQRVAYGASPHVARKPPPEPPKRQSSQYAPFTRFGQTTVEIHPEKSLPLSLPAYPSSDSLSVSLDSTGLLPPPPAPSSPPRRYDEDKMRTGSDASFKSSSSTESDSIPFANENAGTIKQNRSQMSGRPHTVDYGRTGMGLAALPPRNPTDVKPSSAHTLPEKQENKSTEPADVLNDIGNMLANLTDELDAMLEEEKRQGLAET; via the exons ATGGAAGAATATGCGCGTCTGTTTATCGAGGCTGGCTATGACCTCGCGACCGTCACCAGAATGACACCAGAAGACTTGACAGCTGTGGGCATCAAGAAACCGAACCACCGCAAGAGACTGAAGGCAGAACTTGCAAATTTGAACGTTCCAGACAATTTACCTGATTTCATACCG GGCTCCTTAGAGGAATGGCTGAGACTTCTGAGATTAGAGGAGTACGGTCCAGCGTTGGTTACCCAGGGATACCGCACCGTGCATGACGTCACACAACTTGCCTGGGAG gACTTAGAAGACATGGGCATTGTAAGGTTGGGCcatcaaaagaaaatacttcTGGCAATCAAAAGAGTAAAGGATATTAGAGCTGGCAAGAGAAGCATCAGTAGCCAGGGTTCTCTGGATTTCACGAGACTACAGCCAGGACAG GATTTATATCCGCGGGAGCAATACCAGCATTGGGAGAGACAGGCGAGGAGTTACCATAAACCCCCCGATCTAAACTTTGATGCTCTACGAACGCCATTATGTGGCACTGACTTGGTCCCCATCCAG atTCGTCAACCGCGCGGAAAGTCTTTGGAAAGCTTGGAAGATCCTTCGGAGCGTACCTCGCATACTACATTCTCTCCAGAAGCGGGGTTCTATTATGCGGGTCAATGGAGACGTTCGTATGATGATGGAGACATTACTCCAACAAACGATAGCTCATACGAAGGTGGCGGAACATTGCCAAGACCAAGAGGCTTAGTTAGACCACGGCCTGTTGCGAAGATCCAGGCCACACCGGCGTACAGAGATAAATCACCAGATTATACTTATGATGAAATAGCCTATTCCGCTAGATTACAGCGTGTTGCTTATGGGGCAAGTCCACACGTTGCCCGAAAGCCTCCACCAGAGCCGCCTAAAAGGCAGAGTTCACAGTACGCCCCCTTCACAAGATTTGGACAAACAACTGTGGAAATTCATCCGGAGAAAAGTTTGCCATTGAGTCTTCCCGCTTATCCAAGTTCGGACTCATTGAGCGTGTCACTGGACAGTACAGGACTGCTGCCGCCACCTCCTGCACCGTCGTCACCTCCGAGAAGATATGACGAGGATAAGATGCGAACAGGATCCGACGCTAGTTTTAAG tCAAGTTCTAGTACCGAATCGGATAGCATTCCATTTGCAAACGAAAATGCGGGTACGATCAAACAGAACCGTAGTCAAATGTCAGGCCGACCACATACTGTCGACTATGGGAGAACTGGTATGGGACTTGCCGCGCTGCCCCCAAGGAATCCAACAGATGTAAAGCCAAGTTCTGCTCACACATTACCGGAAAAACAGGAAAATAAGAGTACTGAACCAGCTGACGTTCTCAATGACATCGGTAACATGTTAGCAAATTTAACTGATGAACTTGATGCAATGCTGGAAGAAGAAAAACGCCAAGGGCTGGCTGAGACATAA